The sequence CTAGTGTTGTTAATGTGTTGAATTATAGAGAaacaaaaattcaaaccccaTGTAGTTGGTATTAGAAACCATTTTCACATGACAGCACTcacaattttatcaaacaaaaacCACAAAACCACTTATTATCAAATCAATGAAACAAAATGAACACCTATTTCATGTAATATCTCCAAATGTGAATCAATTAGAAAAGTGAAGTTACCCGAGTCATAGTCATAGCGTTGCGGAGACACGTATTGTACTGAATTGATAAATATTAAACTATTTGACGTAGTAGATAGGAATTATATTATCATGTCACATGGTGATAATGATATCAGTTAACTGGTCGAAGAAGATGGGTTAtgttaatatatataaaaacaaatagcgctaatattattttagtcaTTAATGTATCTCTATCAGGTGAGTGcacaatttatttaattttaacagatttaatagatttagacaactttaaatttttagctgtgatagcctagtggttaagacatctgcCTCCAATTCGGAAAGTTGGGGAGTCAATGCTGGGCATGCCATGCCACCTCTAATTTTTGGGAGTTgcattttaagcatttaaaataatatcacttgttatgctggtgaaggaaaacatcgtgaggaacctgtgtatgcctgagtgttctccataatgttctcaacggcatgtgaagtctgccaatccatacCTCTGACCAAACCcatctcatactgagaggatacccgtactcggtagtgtgccggcgatgggtagatcatgaagcaggtaggtacttatatttaaatatttttttaacagaaATAATAAGTATTCTTGGTTAAGGTCAAAGAGGTTAGCTCTCTCAACCGATTATCTAATAATCTGTCAAAACAAACGAGAACGTAAGATGTAGTTTGTGTAAAGATAACTTTTTGGGAAACTTTACTGTTCATAGGATTATTCAAGTTTGGAATACGATATGAGCGACAGCAATAGAAGATAGCTGCAAATCAGATGTTTGCATTGTTTCAAGGGCAGGCTCTTCAAGGGCGCTCGTGCCAACAAAATACCGCATACTGACGATACCAGATTATATTGACAATATAATAGTTACTTAGATCTTtctaaatacataggtacaccGATCAAAAGCAAAAACTTACCCACCTCTTGACAGCTGGCCTGAGTTATCAAGGAATTGGACAAGAATTTAAACATTACAGTGTTTTTTCGTCACCACTGTATAGTTTTCCTCCAAAAGAAAATACTGTAATGTTTAACTTGGGGTTTGTGTTAAGTTCGTTTGGATTTGTTACGTCACAGcacaatttataaaataatacaaatctATTTTGGATTTTCACGCACTAAGCTCATGATCAACCGGCGGGCGTTGCGTTCCGTTCCGTTCACAACTTCACATCACAAGTCAcaattttgtaaattgtaattattttgttgacTGTTTCACACTTCACTGTAATTTTTGTACGAGCCCAGCCAACTCTGCCAAGCAAGTGCCTGTGTCAGGGTTGTCAACTTTACTGAATTTGATGCAATAATGAtttttagagtaggtaccttaaaaggaaaaaaggaacccttataggatcacttatagttgtctgtctgtctgtcgtactcgtgtctgtcaagaaaacctataggttagacgacaagacaacgacacggcaacgaTAATACAACGACCCCATAACGACAAGACGACGACACGACAGCGACAAGAAAACAATACGGCAACGACACAGCAAagacaagacaacgacacggcaacgacaagGCTACGACGGGATAACGACAAGATAACGATACTATAGATAAGAACTCACTTTATTGCATCGTAACAagagttactatttatttatagtagttaataaaaaaattgtagataCAAAATCATAAGTAACTAGTAGCAGAAAATCTAGGTAGTATACCtactcggtaggtaggtaggtaggtacctagacacAGATCACTGAGCGAATTCGGTTTTGTTCCCAACAAATCCGACATCGTATGGGGTGCGGATTTTAACATCCAGACTAACTAAATGTTTCGTGAAATTCACGGACCATGCTGCACATGAGTGCCAGTGTAGAGCAGGCACAGGGGAAACAAAgctgtttattatatttatttttatgtgaccCGTTAGAGCTTGGTAGCTTTGGTGTATAATAGGTATGTCTGGTTCCTCCTTACACAAACTACAATGCGGGTAAATAGAAAATGCGTGTCTTACTCGTAACTCGcgttacttttaaatattttttcttacaaGAGCTTTTTAAAGTGCTATGAAGttcgttaaaattaaaaaagcaattaataatattggaaaaattaataaaatattactaagTATTAAAGATTTTGACCTTAACGCGAGTACTACCGTACATTGACTTTTGACTAGATATGCCATCTAGCGTAAAGCACAGATCGGTCGTAAAGTCATTGGAGAGGGCAAGTGTTGATTTTAATGTTTAGACCACTTTTCATTTTTCTTCACCACAGCATTTTTCTTAGTAGTTCTAAAGCGAGTGCACAGATGGCGCTGTACTgcgattaaaataataaaataatattataatataaaaattattgggTGTTGATTTAATTTGCTGTTAACTTAATAAAATGTTGCTTAGTTGAACAACTGCTGTACCTAAGTcaattaactaattaaaaatatatacctttAAGTTTAGGgctaaattatattaaaactttaattatctGTCTCAGAATGCATAATTACGTAagagtaggtaaataggtataattattatactttcacaaaaatatattatggttAGTAACATTaggttttatataataaattttgaactTGTCACTCATGTGGGGATATAGCTCAGTGGTAGAGCATTCGACTGCAGATCGAGAGGTCCCCGGTTCAAACCCGGGTGTCCCCTAGTTAAGATCTTTTTATGACTTTTTGTTTTTACGTTTTCTTAGCATTTTCATTATTCATGTTATAAacttataactatttaaaaaaaacaagttattAAAAATCGAAGTTTATGTAGGAACTAGGAAGTgataataattcttattttaaataatttaggttacctaatacctatcctACTTGTCTCTATTGGTAATACAaccaaaatacttattattcttTGACCTTTATCTAGtaggttatacctacctaggtattggATGGCCCAGGCATAGATtaaattattggtctcgctaccAGGCTACCACCCCACTGCCAAATCAAACAAAGCTACATATTTCAGTTCACCTGAAATCTGAATCAACAAGTTGAGAGTTGTATGCACATTGAAGTTATCCCAAAGTTCCTTTCGAAACTACTCGTAGTTCCATCCATACAAAACAGACGGAACGAATAGCTTAGAAGGCTCTTTATGCATGCAAAAGTTGCGATCGGTAAATTCCTGTCTATGATGAATTTTTATTGTTAAGTTAAATGAGGAAATTTGGTTTCAGGATTTCAAACAACATAAGTAGTTTTAAATATGGAGACAAGAACCTTCGCCCCGCGAGGAATGGTTGTGACCCCACATCATTTGGCAACGCAAAGTGCTTTACGGATTTTAATACATGGCGGAACTGCTATGGAGGCTATGGTTGCTGCGGCGGCGACCATTGCCGTCGTGTATCCCCACATGAACGGCATTGGAGGTGATGGGTTCTGGCTCATCGTTCCGCCGACCGGTGACTTTGTCGCAATAGAGGCTTGTGGAGCAGCCGGTAGTTTAGCTAATGACCAATTTTTTAAAGGGTATGGTAGAATCCCGTTAAAAGGCCCAAAATCAGCTATAACTGTTGCTGGAACTGTCAGTGGATGGGAAGAGGCTTTGAAATATGTATCTGAAAGTGGTTATCCAAGACAATCTATATCTAAACTATTGGCCGATGCTATTACGTATGCGGAGGAAGGATTCCCTATTACATGTTCGCAAATAGAGGCGCTCAAGGAGTTTGGATTTGATGAAAATAATTCCCAAGAATTTAGGAACGTATTTTTACCAAACGGAACAATACCCAAAGAGGGTCAATTATTTCGTCAAAGGAATTTAGCAAAAACATTCAAAGCTCTCTCACGGAACGGATTAAATAGTTTCTATCGGGGTGATTTAGCGAAATTGATTGCGAAAGACATGGCGTCCCTTGGTATGCCAATCACAGAAACAGATCTTGCAAATTACTCAGCCATTAGACGGACTCCGTTGAGATTGGCTCATTCCCACGGTGAAGTTTTCAACCTGCCGCCACCAACTCAAGGTCTACTTTCTTTATCCATTCTCGGAATCTTGGATCAGTTACACATCGATGGCCGACATGAAGGACAATTTATTCATGCAACGGTTGAAGCTACAAAACAGGCATTTGTGTTGCGAAACGAGCACATGACTGACCCTCGTTACATGAAAATCGATGCCCAATCAATGTTATCAAGTCACGCAATTTCCAAAATGGCAAGGAATATTAGTCTCAATGAAGTATCCTTAAATGGAAAAGGCGAAGGCCCCGGGGATACGATCTGGATGGGTATAATGGACAGCAAGGGATTTTCAGTTTCATTTATACAGAGTATTTATGAAGAGTTCGGGAGCGGAGTTGTTTTACCTGAAACGGGAATCTTGTGGCACAATCGTGGTATTTCTTTTAACCTGGAGAGGAATCATATAAGATCTTTAGTGCCAGGAAAGAAGCCCTACCATAGTTTGAATCCTGCGGCTGCTAGATTGAACGATGGTCGTTTAATGATTTATGGTACAAGAGGTGGCGACGGACAACCCCAGACGCAAGCAGCAATCTTCCATCGATATGTAGTTCAAGGGATGAATTTACAGAAGTCTATTTCGGAGCCCAGATGGGTGTACGGACCGACTTCGGGCGGACACTACAATGACAGTGACAGTGACTTTTTACGACTAGAGAGTAGATTTAGTGACGAAACAATTGAATATCTTAGGAAAATAGGGcataaaattactattttacCACCGTACTCAGAAGAAGTAGGACAAGCGGGTGCATTAGTAAGATACCCGGATGGTATGATGGAAGGTGCGTATGATCCTCGAAGTAATGGAAACGCAGCTGGTTTTTAATTTACTACCATCACACagtgtatttagattttatacatatttaaatataaataatttagcaGGTTGAGCAgtaaattaggtatttatttagttCTTAATTTTTAGAACTTAATATTCTTAGAAAAGGGttcttattttttgtaatagctCTAATAATACTtgtatacttacctaggtacaataatataatttataagtgGTAAAGTAAgccattttaagggttccgtacctcaaaaggaaaaactgaacccttataggatcactttgttgtctgtctgtctgtctgtctggctgtctgtcaagaaacctacagggcacctacttcccgttgacttagaatcatgaaatttggcaggtaggtagatcttatagctgacatttgaggaaaaatctgaaaaccgtgaatttagggttacatcatactaaaaaaattaaattgtggtcatgaactaataattagtattttcaactttcgaagtgagtgactatatcaagtggggtaagggtatcatatgaaaggtcttcacctgtacattctaaaacagatatttttttatgcatcatatgtttttgaattatcgtgcaaaatgtcgaaaaaatacgactgtagtacggaaccctcattgcgcgagcctgactcgcacttggccggttttttcagttATTAAACTCTTTTTCTCTAAATATATGAGTATAGTAGCGTAAGTCTCATACTTAAAGGGATGATTTACTATAAGAAGTTCTAAGTATGttgagcataatattatattttattctatcaaAAAATCCCTACTTCCATAATTTAAatacgaaaaattaaagagttccttcaggattttaaaaaccgaatATCACGCGGGCATCATTAACGCTCGGCATACTAGAAGGTactatactattaaaatattatgtacaacagaattagcaatTGTCTAGCATAAAATATAACACGGCCGAAGCTCCGAAGATTGCCATTCGAAATTCGAATAATAAGTTCGTTAGCGAATTCGGCGCGTTGCGGTCACGAGTAAACAAATGCACGTCACAATTTCGCCGCGGGCCGGCGAAATACAGCGGATATATTCCCAGTAACGCTCTAATCTAATTTCAACTTTATTAGCATGGTATAAGTTTTAAGTTGGCATGCGTTAGGATAAACCAATTTATTTCTGTTTATCGGGTTAGCCTTTGGGCATGCCAGCTACATTGTAAATCGCATGCATGCACCTTTTTATAGGAGCATTCTAAACACCGTGAATGGGTGTTACCGTGTTACCTTGTAGAACATAAGTACTTCATACCTTGTTGTTCTCTTTCTGTCAGTTTCTCTCTCATTCCAAATAGAGTTTTGTAACATTTATTATGATAAACAGACATTATGGTAGATAGTTTTCATAAGCTTAATCGATGCTACTTTTTACCCGattacggcaaagccaaaaggaagggttatgattttggcagtctatgtatctctatgtgtgttccactgtagtgGCTAACTTCATGAACGAGATGTCAATTGATTTGTTATTATGGTccaggtgacataggctacattttatacgaataaaatcgatctgacggatgttacatccaaaaaagtggtataatcgatctgacggatgttacatccaaaaaagtgatataatcgatctgacggatgttacatccaaaaaagtggggtctttaacaattatttttcttGCTATtttgtatcgagtgggatgtcaaataaAAGAGGAAAAATAGTgacttcataaatataaatatacctagtaagtatactattaaaatataccaagcgacagaaacccaattttactaaaatatttcaGCGATCGTAGTAgcgttttagttttcaacttttctattaatacctactataaGGTTAGTCGGCTACAGTTAAAGTCATGCTTCTAGTGGGtgaagataagtacctactaatacgaagtaggtataattagaaAGTAGGCAACAAAATAGACCCTCTTTAAATACTAAAATTGCTTGGTCGAAGCAAAACCGATTGGATCCCATCTTAGTACCAACATAAAGGCTAAGGCTTTGTAAGGAAATTGCGTTGACTAGTAACAACCGCTCGGCAGTACTGTACGCATTTTACTACTAATACAATCGCGAATTAACTAACAAACGAATTTCAACTTTAAACTTAGCTGTAATACTGTATAATCTCGTATGTGAATTAATTATTTCGGTTCTTGTCAGAGAGCTTTTATGGTACTTATGTACTGTAGTAATCTGTCCAAAGCTTCCAAATCATAATAAATCATAAACTGCTTGCTTACGTATGATCCTAAAATAATAAGCAAGTTTGatgataaatataaattttagaaCTGAAAACCAACATTTTataaacttaggtacctaagtatacagactatattatttagatacctacagtaaaatttaaatccaaATGATTCGCATCTAAATTTCCATTCGTTATTCACAACGGCGAAGCTTACATACTGTCAATAATTGCTGCACGTCTGGAGTgtaagtaactaagtaagtagtcataataatattgcaGTCGACGCTGCATGCTTCCTCGCTGCTGCCACGCGTAGCAGAGTCAGAGTGAAGTAGACTGAGAGGACtatcggtttgatcctgaatcaactGTAATAATATGTCAAATAGGGTATGGGTGACGTGGAATCAAGGAAAAATAGTTActggcattggattgtgtttaggtagtatataatatagtacagcgctaagttttcgctagcattctaatacggtatttgacaactagtcatatcagtaactttttatcaaacgtcacaACGTGCacttaaactagcggcacgctatgatggccggtttgacgtttgtccgctcatgaagttccgtattaattgataacgactttgaaggaaataattgtattactttattgacgatagtgatgtgcagagattcataaattttatcgaatgtagttttaggtttaggactcaaaatttatttattaaattgatttcttaaatgtatacaagtgtagaaaaatcagtttgcaccatttaaggggtgaatgtacttgtgaatatgaacaattttcactatgtggacaaacctctgaaatcgcaaaaaaatatcaataaatttttaaaaatggaatctaatacgatcgtcacataggatcgctggctagcacaactactacctccggcaaactcgcgtcaatgctcaatgcaaaacaaagcagtttcgaattgacgttgcttcgaaaagtataaactgtcagtgcaatgcgattgtgatatagttttgacctggctttggatttcaaatattgatactgcattactgttgacccttgctcgttaatttggactctgttcaagccctttgttgtggatttcgtcgatatgaccgaacgtacgcagagaactgttctaaatagtcagacacgtgagttcctaatacgccttcgtaactatttcgatcgtgaagctcaaaatggagggccaattttacctataacgtcagtggttgaacgcgtagctgatgcgcttaatattggacaacgaactgttagacggataactaaaaaaaaatatggcgagactggcacagaagaaaataaacttcacacaccaaaaaagagaaaacgagcaaaaccagtcgtaggcatcgatagctttgatgccgatgctatccgaagacatgtttacagctactatttacagaaggagtatccaacaagaaaaaagttggtgcattcactgaaggaagctggattattcttcggtggggaaagttctttaacgaagattttgaagaccattggatttcgatacaaaaaatgtaacaaacgcaaaatattgatggaaagatttgatatagcgatggcaaggtatacttttttacggcaagtgaaagaaatcaaaaattggcaaaatgttgtgttcttggatgaaacatggcttaatgctaaccatactgtaggccgttcttggaacgatgacacagcagcatctacttccaaagttcctgtaggaaaaggatcgcgacttataatttgtcacgccggaaccatcaacgggtttgtcgaaggttctctcatggcttttgcgtcaaaaaccactggagactatcatgaagacatgaatggagaaaagtttactgaatggtttacctcaatgttgtgtagcctccctgaaccatctattataattatggacaacgccccataccactcgatgcaaattgacaagccacctgcccaatcccaaaagaaagctgatatcgtcgcatggcttcgtaaaaatggcgtagatgcaaacatgaatatgttaaaagcggaattagtacgtcttttaaaagaaaacaaaccaaccaagatccgatacgtcattgacgaaatagcattagaacatgggcacagagttatacggttaccgccttaccattgtgagtataatgcgattgagttggtgtgggctcaaattaagggatatgctgcaagacacaatacagaacccccatttaccacaaaaaaaatgctaaaattattagaagaagcttgtgaacatgtgactaaaggagactgggaaaaggttgtgaatagaactgttaaattaataagggaagattatgaaagagatgtgaaaatagataatattatagaaaacgaacatataattattaatgtatgtgatgatagcagtgacgacagtgaaaatagtagtatggacgaatctgattaattatggccttttgtggcacctttttcggtatcttttgtattcatatgtttcttgtgtgcatataaagtatgtatattcattttcgttcaaatattcagttcgttcaaataaattaaataaacatatacatttttgttttattaaacctatttaatcaggtacaaaaacaaaacttaattgttttttgttcgagaataaattgacattccacatcactattgtaatgtgtcaaaccggccatcatagcgtgccgctagtgtagtacctatgcgatattctatgaaacactgaaatgtgacgtcacattataATTaagacttaattttttttgtttaatagataattaaaatggttatcacacttaaaactaacaaactcaaaacaactctctttaataatcactgagaaataatttatttttgatgtagtctgCACATACCCAATTACAACATGTAGCTTGATTAAACTAGCTATTTCATATccttgtatattattatctacagtaggtacagtaaataGTGCACACAGAACATTTGTTGACCCGGTCTGAACTTGTTTCTCGTAGGTCAAACAAGCTTCCCAACCATGCTCTATATCGTACATATTTGTACTACATTAAAAAGTTTGTATTGTCAAGCATCTCAACTATAGGTAGTGAACTCATAACTTtgctttaattaaattttaataataatcagtAGTTTTAAGTAAGCTAAAGACAGGGTAAAGTGGGTTTCTCTGGAGGAGGCCTTGACCTGAAAAGAGttcttcataaaaatatttatcgtacttactaaatttaaattattattttatttaacgtCTAGTATTTtacgttttatttaataatcctatattattataaaataagagatgaaataaaaggcttttttattattatttttatttatttattaattagttttataagtacctacctatgtgtattc is a genomic window of Maniola hyperantus chromosome 12, iAphHyp1.2, whole genome shotgun sequence containing:
- the LOC117986821 gene encoding oxamate amidohydrolase proenzyme-like is translated as METRTFAPRGMVVTPHHLATQSALRILIHGGTAMEAMVAAAATIAVVYPHMNGIGGDGFWLIVPPTGDFVAIEACGAAGSLANDQFFKGYGRIPLKGPKSAITVAGTVSGWEEALKYVSESGYPRQSISKLLADAITYAEEGFPITCSQIEALKEFGFDENNSQEFRNVFLPNGTIPKEGQLFRQRNLAKTFKALSRNGLNSFYRGDLAKLIAKDMASLGMPITETDLANYSAIRRTPLRLAHSHGEVFNLPPPTQGLLSLSILGILDQLHIDGRHEGQFIHATVEATKQAFVLRNEHMTDPRYMKIDAQSMLSSHAISKMARNISLNEVSLNGKGEGPGDTIWMGIMDSKGFSVSFIQSIYEEFGSGVVLPETGILWHNRGISFNLERNHIRSLVPGKKPYHSLNPAAARLNDGRLMIYGTRGGDGQPQTQAAIFHRYVVQGMNLQKSISEPRWVYGPTSGGHYNDSDSDFLRLESRFSDETIEYLRKIGHKITILPPYSEEVGQAGALVRYPDGMMEGAYDPRSNGNAAGF